The genome window CCTCCGGCATTCGTGACGTGAGCATCTTCCTCTCCGGTCACAGGCGTAGGGCCGAGGCCGAGAATGCCATTGACTGAGTGAAACATGACGTTCCACTCTGGGGGGACAAAGTCAGCGACGAGCTCGGGGATTCCGATGCCCAGATTGACCGTCATACCCGGCTCGATTTCTCTGGCTGCCCGGCGAGCGATCATGTAGCGCTGGTCCATTTCCAATCCCATCACGCATGCCCTCCGCCGCTTTTGACGATATAATCCACAAAAATTCCTGGGGTCATGATCTGCTCCGGGTCCAGCTCTCCCACCGGGACGATCTCGTCTGCTTCCACGATGGTGATATCCGCAGCCATGGCGACTAACGGGTTCAGATTTCTCGCGGCTTTGTCATAGATCAAATTGCCGTAGGAATCCGCCCGCTTGGCATAGATCAGACCGATCTGTGCGCTGATGGCTGTCTCCAAACGATAGCGGTTGTCTTCCACATGGATGATCGGACTCTCGGTACCCATCTCCCAGCCTTGACTCGCTTCGACCAGGATTCCTGCCAAGCCGACACCGCCGGAACGAATCTTTTCCGCGAGGATGCCTTGCGGGTAGAACGTCACATCCAGCACCCCGTCGAGCATTTGCCGCCCCGCTTCGGGATTTGAGCCGATATGCGTCGTGATCAGCTTTTTCACCCTGCGCTTGGTGATGAGCCGACCGATTCCCCACTCTGGAAATCCAGCATCATTCCCGATGAGCGTCAAATCTTGGACTCCTTTTTGCAATAGATAGTCGATGAGCAGCAAGGGGGAACCGACTCCCCCAAAGCCGCCGTACAGGACTTCTGCCCCATCCCTGACGTTCTCCATCGCCGTTTCTACTGTGACCCATTTTGATAGCATGGCAAGCAAATCCTTATCTCTCTTATAGTTTGGTAACCGCCTCATGAGAGAATGGAAAGCAACATCTATGCCAAGCTGCAGTCGCCCATGCTGCTCCTGACAGGCACCTATCCGATTCAGGCGGTGAATCGAAATCGAATCAGCAGAAATGATAACCATTCGGAAAATACGATCTTTTCTGTCGATTCGATCCCGATTCACTTGTTGACAATATCGATTCACTTTACAATAAGGGGAATTTTTAACAATCAATGAATAAAGGAAGGAAGAATGAAAACATGGAAAAAGATGCTGAGATCATTGCCTTCTTTCAGACAAGCCAGTTGATTGATATTTTCAATACCTTGGCTGACGGGATCTACATCTCGGACGCGCAGGGAACGACCCTCTGGCTCAATCAGGCCAGTGAAAACCTGTGTGGGCTGCCCAAATCGGAGCTGATCGGCCGCAATGTAGTCGATCTGGAAGAGATGGGCATCTACAAGCCCTCCGTCACGCGTCTGGTGATTGAATCCGGCAAGCCCACGACGACGATCCAGCTCGTGAACAACAAGGGGAAATTTCTCGTCACAGGACACATCATTCCCGATGAAAAAGGCAATCCAGAGCTGATTGTCGCACACTCCCGCGACATTACGGAGGCGGCGCGCGCAAGCTCCCAGCTGGAAGAGACCGTTGCCTTGCTCAAACGGTACAGTGAGGAGATCCAGATCATGAAACGGGAGGCTCATCAAAACCTGTCCCAGGCATTCATAGGCAGCAGCCGCTCCTACCTCGCCCTTCTGGAGCTGGTCAAAAAAGTAGCCGTCGTGGATACGACCGTGTTGATTACGGGAGAGACGGGCGTGGGGAAAAGTTTTTTGGCTGAGCATATACATCAGCTGAGTGACCGCTGCGGCTCACCATTTATCCACGTAAACTGCAGCGCGATACCAGAGACGCTCATCGAGTCCGAGCTGTTCGGCTATCAAAAGGGAGCGTTCACCGGAGCCAGCCAGTCAGGGAAAATCGGTCTGGTCAAAATGGCGGATAAAGGCACGCTCTTTTTGGACGAAATCAGCGAGCTCCCCTATCATTTGCAATCCAAGCTGCTGTTGCTCTTGCAAAACAAAACGTTCATGCCGATCGGCGGTACGAAGACCTATACAGCAGACATCCGCATCATCGCCGCCACGAACGCCAATCTGCTCGATCTCGTCCGGAGCGGGAAGTTCCGGCACGATTTGTACTACCGCCTCAATATCCTTCCGATCAATGTGCCGCCCATGCGGGAACGGAAAGAAGATATTTTCCCGCTGCTGCATCACAATCTGAAAAAATTCAATGCCATCCACCATCAAAAGCGCCGTTTCTCCATCGAGGCCCTCGATGCCTTGCACCATTACGAGTGGCCGGGGAATGTGCGCGAGCTGGAGAATCTGGTGGAACGCATCGTCATCACGTCCAAAGAGGATGAGATTCAAATCACGGACCTGCCGGAGGAACTGCGGAGCATTCGTGATTTTGAGGAGAATCGCTGGTCTCTCGGGGGCACGTGCTCCTTGGTCGAGCGGATGGAAAAAATCGAGGGAGAGATCATCACGCAGGCACTGCGCTCTCACAAAAGCACACGGAAGGCAGCAGCTGCCCTCGGCATCACGCAGTCCCTCCTGATGCGTCGAATCAAAAAGTACGGAATACAGCTGGAGCCGCACGAGGATCAGTAGTCTTGTTTCGGCCGCCAAACGCAAAAGAACCCATCAACCGCCATGGCAGCTGATGGGTTTGCGCCTTCTCTTTTCTATTACAAATTCCCGCGACGCTCTTGCTCCCGCTCCAGCGCCTCGAACAATGCCTTGAAGTTTCCATTTCCAAATCCGCGCGCGCCTTTGCGCTGAATGATTTCCACAAACAGCGTCGGGCGGTCGACGATCGGCTTGCTGAACAGCTGCAAAAGGTATCCTTCGTCATCCCGATCCACGAGGACACCCAGCTTTTTCAGCGCCTCGATGTCTTCATCGATCTCACCTACCCGCTCCTTCAGATCCTCGTAATACGTATCCGGTACGGACAGGAAATCCACCCCGTTTGCTTGCAGCTTGCTGACCGTGCTGATGATGTCATTGGTCAGGATCGCAATGTGCTGAACACCCGGTCCTTTGTAAAACTCCAGAAACTCCTGGATCTGCGATTTGCGTCTGCCTTCTGCCGGCTCGTTGATTGGGAACTTGATCCGGCCCGTCCCGCTCTGCATGACCTTGGACATCAAGGCAGAATACTCGGTGGAAATATCGTCCTCGCTGAAGTTTTGCACAGCTGTGAAGCCCATGACTTTTTGATAATACGATACCCACTCATCCATGACTTCCACGTTACCGACAATGTGGTCGATGCCGATCAATCCTGTCCCTTCGCTCTTGACCGGAGATTCATAGGCGGTAAAGCCAGGCAGGAAGGGGCCGTTGTAGTCTTTCCGTTCAATAAAGGAGTGGATATTTTCCCCATACGTCCCGATGATCGCTTTTTTGATGGTTCCATGCCCGTCGGAATACTCCGTCGGCTCCATGATCGGAATCGCACCACGAGACACAGCTTCGCGGTAGGCTTGCTCGCAATCATCAACGCGCAGCGCTACGTCTTTCACGCCGTCTCCGTGCTTTTTCACGAATTCAGCAATCGGGCTGTCAGGCGTGAGTGCTCCGCTGATCACGAATGTCATGTGATTTTGCTTCAACACATAAGACACTTTCTCGCGGGAGCCTGTCTCCAGACCGGAGTATGCGACCGCTTGGAATCCAAAAGCTTTCGTAAAGTAATGCATGGTTTGCTTGGCATTCCCCGTGTAAAACTCTACATAGTCCCAGTCCTGAATCGGAAAAAAATCGGTGTTGCTCATTGCTACCCCTCCGCTTTCCTAATTATTCAACCATTTGGTTTTTTTGGCTAATTGGGATTATTTTGTCGTTATCATGAGCGTACATTGGAAACGCTTACTCGTGCAAGAACACGGAATAACGCGAAAACGCTCAAACGCTTTCATTGATTAAAGTACGTAATTGAGCGATTGCTTGGTACAATAAGGGCAGAAGTTAATGCTGCTGTGACCAAACAATGGATGAAAAGGGGTAGTCAGATCGTGAACCAATGGCATGAAAAATCAGTCACCCACTGGGATCAATTTGCCGCTGATTGGCATGCGAACAGCGATCATATGTGGGAAAAAGGAAGCCGCCGAACCATCCTGCC of Brevibacillus choshinensis contains these proteins:
- a CDS encoding CoA transferase subunit A, which codes for MLSKWVTVETAMENVRDGAEVLYGGFGGVGSPLLLIDYLLQKGVQDLTLIGNDAGFPEWGIGRLITKRRVKKLITTHIGSNPEAGRQMLDGVLDVTFYPQGILAEKIRSGGVGLAGILVEASQGWEMGTESPIIHVEDNRYRLETAISAQIGLIYAKRADSYGNLIYDKAARNLNPLVAMAADITIVEADEIVPVGELDPEQIMTPGIFVDYIVKSGGGHA
- a CDS encoding sigma-54 interaction domain-containing protein — protein: MEKDAEIIAFFQTSQLIDIFNTLADGIYISDAQGTTLWLNQASENLCGLPKSELIGRNVVDLEEMGIYKPSVTRLVIESGKPTTTIQLVNNKGKFLVTGHIIPDEKGNPELIVAHSRDITEAARASSQLEETVALLKRYSEEIQIMKREAHQNLSQAFIGSSRSYLALLELVKKVAVVDTTVLITGETGVGKSFLAEHIHQLSDRCGSPFIHVNCSAIPETLIESELFGYQKGAFTGASQSGKIGLVKMADKGTLFLDEISELPYHLQSKLLLLLQNKTFMPIGGTKTYTADIRIIAATNANLLDLVRSGKFRHDLYYRLNILPINVPPMRERKEDIFPLLHHNLKKFNAIHHQKRRFSIEALDALHHYEWPGNVRELENLVERIVITSKEDEIQITDLPEELRSIRDFEENRWSLGGTCSLVERMEKIEGEIITQALRSHKSTRKAAAALGITQSLLMRRIKKYGIQLEPHEDQ
- the hppD gene encoding 4-hydroxyphenylpyruvate dioxygenase → MSNTDFFPIQDWDYVEFYTGNAKQTMHYFTKAFGFQAVAYSGLETGSREKVSYVLKQNHMTFVISGALTPDSPIAEFVKKHGDGVKDVALRVDDCEQAYREAVSRGAIPIMEPTEYSDGHGTIKKAIIGTYGENIHSFIERKDYNGPFLPGFTAYESPVKSEGTGLIGIDHIVGNVEVMDEWVSYYQKVMGFTAVQNFSEDDISTEYSALMSKVMQSGTGRIKFPINEPAEGRRKSQIQEFLEFYKGPGVQHIAILTNDIISTVSKLQANGVDFLSVPDTYYEDLKERVGEIDEDIEALKKLGVLVDRDDEGYLLQLFSKPIVDRPTLFVEIIQRKGARGFGNGNFKALFEALEREQERRGNL